A part of Tigriopus californicus strain San Diego chromosome 10, Tcal_SD_v2.1, whole genome shotgun sequence genomic DNA contains:
- the LOC131889098 gene encoding DNA polymerase delta subunit 2-like, translating into MPGQLLSPPDDVATGDRTEVKYRRYHPTGSCSYVNQSQAFRLSGRDFQRQYFHIYSHRLQAMRARLERQLAQSHPQARVISLSELSGHKQQEVTLIGTLYKHQELKPNILQDLSEDNGLLPPPVHTKYISPEDDLILEDNLQRIRLRGSHINVARLVTGVVCAVWGTEKESGKLEVNDIVFPSGVAAVPRPIPEHTSYVVFVSGLELADPQGASLSAFQLAVDWIIGEAGEMDEQKDNAQIQRVIIAGNSLDESTKDRAEMAKAKYLTKDVAASSIDAIKQLDDFLVQLAGSVDVDIMPGAFDPANQTLPQQPLHKCLFPATNVYSTLHCVTNPYQFELEGTECLGLSGQITDDIIRNSELDSPLDVMESLLRWSHLAPTSPDTLGCFPYAKNDPFILEKSPHVMFSGNQNLFESRVVDVNGSPVHLLSIPRFKTSHSVVAMNLKSLTFEEIHFDASLTCPWLK; encoded by the exons ATGCCGGGGCAATTATTGAGCCCACCGGACGATGTGGCCACGGGCGATCGGACCGAGGTCAAGTATCGTCGCTATCACCCCACGGGCTCCTGCTCGTATGTGAACCAATCCCAGGCCTTCCGTCTGAGTGGACGGGATTTCCAGCGCCAATACTTCCACATCTACAGTCACCGCTTGCAAGCCATGCGCGCCCGTTTGGAGCGTCAATTGGCCCAGTCCCACCCGCAGGCCCGCGTGATCTCCTTGTCGGAATTGAGCGGGCACAAGCAACAAGAGGTCACGCTCATCGGCACGCTCTACAAGCATCAGGAGCTCAAGCCCAACATCCTCCAGGATCTGTCCGAGGACAATGGGCTTCTGCCGCCACCCGTTCATACCAAGTACATCAGTCCCGAGGATGACCTCATCTTGGAGGACAACCTCCAACGCATCCGACTCCGGGGATCGCACATCAATGTGGCCCGCCTGGTGACGGGCGTGGTGTGCGCCGTGTGGGGCACCGAAAAGGAGTCGGGAAAACTCGAGGTCAACGACATAGTGTTCCCTTCCGGGGTGGCGGCGGTGCCTCGACCCATTCCCGAACACACCAG TTATGTTGTTTTTGTGAGTGGTCTCGAGTTAGCCGATCCCCAAGGGGCATCCTTATCGGCTTTCCAATTAGCGGTGGATTGGATCATCGGGGAGGCGGGGGAGATGGATGAGCAAAAGGATAACGCCCAGATTCAACGGGTCATCATCGCGGGCAATTCATTGGATGAGAGCACCAAAGATCGGGCGGAGATGGCCAAAGCGAAATACTTGACCAAAGATGTGGCAGCCTCTTCAATTGACGCCATCAAGCAGTTGGATGATTTTCTCGTGCAATTAGCTGGATCCGTTGATGTTGACATTATGCCCGGTGCCTTCGATCCTGCTAACCAGACGTTGCCTCAACAACCTTTGCATAAGTGCCTTTTTCCAG CAACCAACGTATATTCAACACTACATTGCGTTACGAACCCCTATCAATTTGAGCTCGAAGGTACAGAGTGTCTGGGTCTCTCCGGTCAAATCACCGACGACATTATTCGCAACAGCGAGCTCGATTCCCCCTTGGACGTCATGGAGAGTCTTCTCAGGTGGTCACATCTGGCACCCACCTCGCCTGACACCTTGGGTTGTTTCCCATACGCCAAGAATGATCCATTCATTCTCGAAAAATCACCACACGTCATGTTTTCCGGGAATCAAAATCTATTCGAAAGCAG AGTGGTGGATGTGAATGGCTCTCCCGTCCATCTATTGAGTATCCCACGATTCAAGACCAGCCATTCGGTTGTGGCCATGAATTTAAAGTCCTTGACCTTCgaggaaattcattttgacgccTCCCTGACATGCCCATGGTTAAAATGA
- the LOC131889104 gene encoding serine/arginine-rich splicing factor 1-like, translating into MASEPGCKVFIGNINENVRKSELRHEFEKFGEVMDVYISNGYAFVTFAQSDSASSAIRDMDGSMYMGEKLRVEISRGRANSDRRGGMGGSRGSDMGRRGGEGGGGRRDRPPPLGGSFAPYPARRDDFRDARSGMSRGGDKGGRGGFGGDRGYAGRDGASRYDRRDGPPSGYHRSSRVDSGRDFERRRSFSPPLPPRSYSDEVGGFGGSRSRAPPYGGSNHRGPMSPPRRGGHFDDRRRLSPPPARFEREGGGFPRRSPLPAPHSRRDEMSRRPMTPPIIPASRFRSRSPVDRHLGPSRAEYSDRRGPDLRDSRPSFGRGGRGGRPRPDNDYDRGPRGGGDFGGLSGGRGRGGGRPFRDDRGPPPPRSGGGLDGRHRSPRPRY; encoded by the exons ATGGCGTCCGAACCGGGATGCAAAGTATTCATCGGcaatatcaatgaaaatgtGCGCAAATCCGAACTGCGACATGAATTCGAAAAGTTCGGCGAAGTCATGGATGTGTATATCTCCAACGGGTACGCTTTCGTCACATTCGCTCAGAGCGATTCGGCCTCGTCGGCCATCCGGGACATGGACGGATCCATGTACATGGGCGAAAAACTTCGCGTAGAAATCTCGCGGGGTCGAGCCAATTCAGATCGTCGTGGAGGAATGGGCGGATCGCGAGGATCGGACATGGGACGACGcggaggagagggaggagggggTAGGCGGGATCGCCCGCCACCCTTGGGAGGCTCGTTTGCCCCGTATCCTGCACGACGTGATGATTTCAGAGACGCGCGCAGTGGAATGTCGCGCGGTGGCGACAAAGGGGGACGCGGCGGGTTCGGTGGCGATCGGGGATACGCCGGACGAGACGGTGCCAGCCGTTATGATCGACGCGACGGACCTCCTTCCGGATATCATCGATCTTCCAGAGTCGACTCAGGGCGGGACTTTGAACGTCGCCGATCGTTCAGCCCGCCATTGCCCCCCAGATCATATTCTGATGAAGTGGGTGGATTTGGTGGGTCCCGGTCTCGAGCTCCACCCTATGGCGGCTCTAACCATCGAGGTCCTATGTCACCCCCTCGACGCGGAGGGCATTTCGACGATCGTCGACGACTTTCGCCGCCACCGGCACGATTTGAACGCGAAGGTGGCGGTTTTCCTCGCCGTTCTCCACTACCCGCACCTCACAGTCGGCGTGACGAAATGAGTCGCCGACCCATGACTCCACCAATCATCCCAGCCAGCCGATTCAGAAGTCGATCGCCCGTGGACCGTCATTTGGG ACCTTCAAGAGCCGAGTATTCAGACCGAAGAGGTCCAGACCTTAGAGATTCCCGACCTTCATTCGGCCGCGGCGGACGTGGCGGTCGCCCTCGTCCCGACAATGATTACGACCGCGGACCTCGCGGTGGCGGCGACTTTGGTGGGCTAAGCGGAGGTCGAGGTCGCGGTGGTGGCAGGCCCTTCCGCGATGATCGAGGTCCTCCTCCACCTCGAAGTGGTGGGGGACTGGATGGTCGTCATCGCTCTCCGCGACCGCGCTATTAG
- the LOC131889113 gene encoding probable small nuclear ribonucleoprotein Sm D2, producing the protein MAGTLTKSKSEMTPEELERKEEEEFNTGPLSVLTQSVRNNTQVLINCRNNKKLLGRVKAFDRHCNMVLENVKEMWTELPKTGKGKKKAKPVNRDRFIPKMFLRGDSVILVLRNPLSQSQDP; encoded by the exons ATGGCCGGCACTCTGACCAAATCCAAGTCTGAAATGACGCCGGAGGAGCTGGAgcggaaggaggaggaggagttcAATACGGGCCCGTTGTCGGTGTTGACGCAATCCGTGCGGAACAACACGCAAGTGCTGATCAATTGCCGGAATAACAAGAAGCTATTGGGCCGGGTCAAGGCCTTCGATCGACATTGCAACATGGTTCTCGAGAACGTCAAGGAAATGTGGACGGAACTGCCCAAAACGGGCAAAG GCAAGAAAAAAGCCAAGCCCGTGAACCGAGATCGCTTCATTCCCAAGATGTTCCTCCGCGGTGACTCTGTCATACTTGTACTAAGGAATCCTCTCTCACAATCCCAGGATCCATAA